From the genome of Streptomyces sp. NBC_01341, one region includes:
- a CDS encoding alkaline phosphatase family protein, translating to MVQPAWQDPVLLAPESAPAPEYGSGSLADLLPTLAAGQGVPGFEASIPELTPADRNCVFLIDGLGWEQITAHPDEAPFLHSLLPTSRGGTGRPITAGFPSTTATSLASVGTGLPPGEHGLPGYTVRNPETGALMNQLRWKPWTAPKVWQPHPTVFQLADAAGVRTAQVSAPHFEQTPLTKVALSGGSFLGRLTGEDRMDLAAERLGAGDRSLVYTYYSEVDGQGHRFGVDSDAWRGQLMYVDGLARRLAEQLPPRSALYITADHGMIDIPFDEQSRIDFDEDWELGAGVALLGGEGRARHVYAVPGAEADVLTVWREVLGEQFWVASRDEAVAAGWFGPRIDERVYGRIGDVVAAAHDDVVITASVNEPHESVMVGMHGSLTPVEQLVPLLEVRS from the coding sequence ATGGTCCAGCCGGCCTGGCAGGATCCCGTCCTGCTCGCTCCCGAGTCAGCTCCGGCGCCGGAGTACGGCAGCGGTTCGCTCGCCGACCTGCTGCCCACCCTCGCCGCCGGACAGGGTGTACCCGGCTTCGAGGCGTCGATCCCCGAGCTCACCCCGGCCGACCGGAACTGCGTCTTCCTGATCGACGGCCTCGGCTGGGAGCAGATCACGGCGCACCCCGACGAAGCGCCCTTCCTGCACTCCCTCCTCCCCACCTCGCGGGGTGGTACCGGCCGGCCCATCACGGCGGGCTTCCCGTCCACCACGGCGACCTCGCTCGCCTCCGTCGGTACGGGCCTGCCCCCCGGGGAGCACGGCCTTCCCGGCTACACCGTGCGCAACCCGGAGACGGGCGCGCTGATGAACCAGCTCCGCTGGAAGCCCTGGACCGCGCCCAAGGTCTGGCAGCCCCACCCCACCGTCTTCCAGCTCGCCGACGCCGCGGGCGTACGTACGGCGCAGGTCTCCGCACCCCACTTCGAGCAGACCCCGCTGACCAAGGTCGCGCTCAGCGGCGGCTCCTTCCTCGGCCGGCTCACCGGCGAGGACCGCATGGACCTCGCCGCCGAGCGGCTGGGCGCGGGCGACAGGTCGCTGGTCTACACGTACTACAGCGAGGTCGACGGCCAGGGCCACCGCTTCGGTGTCGACTCCGACGCCTGGCGTGGCCAGCTGATGTACGTCGACGGGCTCGCCCGGCGCCTCGCCGAGCAGCTCCCGCCCCGCTCGGCGCTCTACATCACGGCGGACCACGGCATGATCGACATCCCGTTCGACGAACAGTCCCGGATCGACTTCGACGAGGACTGGGAACTCGGCGCGGGAGTCGCCCTGCTGGGCGGCGAGGGCCGCGCACGCCACGTGTACGCGGTGCCCGGCGCCGAGGCCGATGTGCTCACCGTGTGGCGCGAGGTGCTGGGCGAGCAGTTCTGGGTGGCGAGCCGGGACGAGGCCGTCGCCGCGGGCTGGTTCGGCCCCCGGATCGACGAGCGCGTGTACGGCAGGATCGGCGACGTCGTGGCCGCCGCCCACGACGACGTGGTGATCACCGCTTCCGTCAACGAACCCCACGAGTCGGTGATGGTGGGGATGCACGGCTCGCTGACCCCCGTGGAACAGCTGGTCCCACTCCTCGAAGTACGCTCGTAA
- a CDS encoding DUF5998 family protein, with the protein MAKTGTTTQGLRTAIERSGYYPALVAEAVEAAVGGEPVASYLVHQETTFDSNEVRRHVTVLVLTDTRFIVSHTDEQAADNSSPTPYATTSTESVKLDRISSVVVSRVVADPEKYVPGTLPREVVLTIGWGAVSRIDLEPAACGDPNCEADHGYTGSSTADDLSLRVSEAGDGPDTVRQTLAFAQALSEATAVTAATGR; encoded by the coding sequence ATGGCAAAGACCGGTACGACGACCCAGGGGCTGCGCACGGCGATCGAGCGCAGCGGCTACTACCCGGCCCTCGTGGCCGAGGCGGTGGAGGCCGCCGTCGGCGGGGAGCCGGTCGCGTCGTACCTGGTGCACCAGGAGACCACCTTCGACTCCAACGAGGTCCGCCGCCACGTCACGGTCCTCGTCCTCACGGACACCCGCTTCATCGTCAGCCACACGGACGAGCAGGCTGCCGACAACAGTTCCCCGACGCCGTACGCCACGACGTCGACCGAGTCCGTCAAGCTCGACAGGATCTCGTCCGTCGTGGTGAGCCGCGTCGTCGCCGACCCCGAGAAGTACGTGCCCGGCACGCTGCCGCGCGAGGTCGTCCTCACCATCGGCTGGGGCGCCGTCTCCCGGATCGACCTGGAGCCCGCCGCCTGTGGCGACCCCAACTGCGAGGCGGACCACGGCTACACGGGCAGTTCCACCGCCGACGACCTGAGCCTGCGCGTCAGTGAGGCCGGCGACGGCCCGGACACCGTGCGCCAGACCCTCGCCTTCGCACAGGCCCTCTCCGAGGCCACGGCCGTGACCGCGGCGACCGGTCGCTGA
- a CDS encoding HPr family phosphocarrier protein → MAERRVNVGWAEGLHARPASIFVRAATASGVPVTIAKADGNPVNAASMLAVLGLGAQGGEEIVLASEADNAEAALDRLAKLVAEGLEELPETV, encoded by the coding sequence ATGGCTGAGCGCCGCGTCAACGTCGGTTGGGCCGAGGGCCTGCACGCCCGCCCCGCTTCCATCTTCGTCCGTGCCGCCACGGCCTCCGGCGTCCCCGTGACCATCGCCAAGGCGGACGGCAACCCCGTCAACGCCGCCTCCATGCTCGCGGTGCTCGGCCTGGGCGCGCAGGGCGGCGAGGAGATCGTGCTCGCCTCCGAGGCGGACAACGCCGAGGCCGCCCTGGACCGCCTGGCGAAGCTGGTTGCCGAAGGGCTCGAGGAGCTCCCGGAGACCGTCTGA
- a CDS encoding GntR family transcriptional regulator: MRIPAHSVCTAIRDDIVSGVFERGSRLTEEVLARRYGVSRVPVREALRTLESEGFVVTRRHAGACVAEPTEQEAADLLEIRMLLEPLGAARAARRRTDAHLKVLRGLVRLGQERVRRGEGEDLRSLGGWFHETLAQASGSPALIALLTQLRHKIAWMYAVEQPARPAESWAEHGALVDAVARGDAERARALAVQHAERVTAAHRLRRTDRPDRAAGGARVRTSQHHVNIAGVRH, translated from the coding sequence ATGCGCATTCCCGCGCATTCGGTATGCACGGCAATCCGTGACGACATCGTCTCCGGTGTCTTCGAGCGCGGCAGCCGCCTCACCGAGGAGGTGCTCGCGCGCCGCTACGGCGTCTCCCGTGTCCCTGTGCGCGAGGCACTGCGCACCCTGGAGTCCGAGGGGTTCGTCGTCACCCGTCGGCACGCCGGTGCCTGTGTCGCCGAACCCACGGAGCAGGAGGCGGCCGACCTGCTGGAGATCCGGATGCTGCTGGAGCCGCTGGGCGCCGCGCGTGCGGCCCGGCGACGTACCGACGCGCACCTGAAGGTGCTCCGGGGCCTGGTCAGGCTGGGGCAGGAGAGGGTGCGGCGGGGCGAGGGGGAGGACCTGCGCTCGCTCGGTGGCTGGTTCCACGAGACGCTCGCCCAGGCGTCGGGCAGCCCCGCCCTGATCGCGCTGCTCACGCAGCTGAGGCACAAGATCGCCTGGATGTACGCCGTCGAGCAGCCGGCCAGGCCCGCGGAATCCTGGGCCGAGCACGGTGCCCTCGTGGACGCCGTGGCGCGCGGGGACGCGGAACGGGCCAGGGCGCTCGCCGTCCAGCACGCCGAGCGGGTCACGGCGGCCCACCGGCTGCGCCGCACGGACCGGCCCGACCGGGCGGCGGGCGGAGCCCGGGTGAGGACTTCGCAACACCACGTAAACATCGCGGGAGTCCGTCATTAA
- a CDS encoding M23 family metallopeptidase → MAFIRATGKHRAPSRLTRRSARVAGIAALATTGVIGATASPALAADSEVTASGTGLAQTVALDMSLAAQIEAQAQAQQHQAEVAKAKAEAKRKAEARAKEAREEKARAARAAERARLNAFHLPVAGSHVTTGYKSGGALWSSGTHSGVDFQAASGTSVVAVGAGTVVEAGWGGAYGNNIVLRMKDGTYTQYGHLSSIGVSVGQSVGSGQRIGLSGSTGNSTGPHLHFEARTTPEYGSDMDPVAYLRAHGVQV, encoded by the coding sequence ATGGCGTTCATCCGTGCCACCGGGAAGCACCGTGCCCCGAGCCGCCTGACGCGCAGGAGCGCCCGGGTCGCCGGCATCGCGGCCCTGGCCACCACCGGTGTCATCGGCGCCACAGCATCCCCGGCGCTCGCCGCGGACTCCGAGGTCACCGCGAGCGGCACCGGTCTGGCGCAGACCGTCGCCCTCGACATGAGCCTTGCCGCGCAGATCGAGGCCCAGGCGCAGGCCCAGCAGCACCAGGCGGAGGTCGCGAAGGCGAAGGCCGAGGCCAAGCGCAAGGCGGAGGCCCGCGCCAAGGAGGCCCGTGAGGAGAAGGCGCGTGCCGCACGCGCCGCCGAGCGCGCCCGTCTCAACGCCTTCCACCTCCCGGTCGCCGGTTCGCACGTCACCACCGGCTACAAGTCCGGCGGCGCGCTCTGGTCCTCCGGCACCCACTCCGGCGTGGACTTCCAGGCCGCGTCCGGCACTTCCGTCGTCGCCGTCGGTGCCGGCACGGTCGTCGAGGCCGGCTGGGGCGGCGCGTACGGCAACAACATCGTGCTCAGGATGAAGGACGGCACGTACACCCAGTACGGCCACCTCTCCTCGATCGGCGTCTCGGTCGGCCAGAGCGTCGGCTCGGGGCAGCGGATCGGCCTCTCCGGGTCGACCGGCAACTCCACCGGACCGCACCTGCACTTCGAGGCCCGCACCACCCCCGAGTACGGCTCCGACATGGACCCCGTCGCCTACCTCCGCGCCCACGGCGTCCAGGTCTGA
- a CDS encoding M16 family metallopeptidase, with protein MEYHPQPTAGEARPWAFPAPERGALPNGLTVLRCHRPGQQVVAVEIFLDAPLDAEPEGLDGVATIMARALSEGTDKRSAEEFAAELERCGATLDAHADHPGLRVSLEVPVSRLAKALGLVAEALRAPAFAESEIERLVGNRLDEIPHEQANPARRAAKQLSKELFPATARMSRPRQGTEETVRRIDAAAVRAFYDAHVRPSTATAVVVGDLTGIDLDELLAETVGDWSGNSVRARPVPPITADDTGRVVIVDRPGAVQTQLLIGRIGADRHDSVWPAQVLGTYCLGGTLTSRLDRVLREEKGYTYGVRAFGQVLRSTGPGSSSGPTGAAMLAISGSVDTESTGPALDDLWKVLRTLAAEGLTDAERETAVQNLVGVAPLKYETAASVAGTLADQVEQHLPDDYQATLYARLADTGTVEATAAVVNAFPVDRLVTVLVGDAAQIADPVRALGIGEVSVVSG; from the coding sequence ATGGAGTACCACCCGCAGCCGACCGCCGGCGAGGCCAGGCCCTGGGCCTTCCCCGCGCCCGAGCGGGGCGCACTGCCCAACGGCCTGACCGTGCTGCGCTGTCACCGCCCCGGCCAGCAGGTCGTCGCCGTGGAGATCTTCCTCGACGCGCCGCTGGACGCCGAGCCCGAGGGCCTCGACGGTGTGGCCACGATCATGGCCCGCGCGCTGTCCGAAGGCACGGACAAGCGCTCCGCGGAGGAGTTCGCGGCCGAGCTGGAGCGCTGCGGCGCCACACTGGACGCCCACGCCGACCACCCGGGTCTCCGCGTCTCTCTGGAGGTCCCGGTCTCCCGGCTCGCCAAGGCGCTCGGCCTGGTCGCCGAGGCGCTGAGGGCCCCGGCCTTCGCGGAGAGCGAGATCGAGCGGTTGGTGGGCAACCGGCTCGACGAGATCCCCCACGAGCAGGCCAACCCCGCCCGGCGGGCGGCGAAGCAGCTCTCCAAGGAGCTCTTCCCGGCGACCGCCCGGATGTCGCGTCCGCGCCAGGGGACCGAGGAGACGGTGCGGCGCATCGACGCCGCGGCCGTCCGTGCCTTCTACGACGCCCACGTCCGTCCGTCCACCGCGACCGCCGTCGTCGTCGGCGACCTCACCGGCATCGACCTGGACGAACTGCTCGCCGAAACCGTCGGCGACTGGTCCGGCAATTCGGTCCGGGCACGCCCGGTGCCTCCGATCACCGCGGACGACACCGGACGTGTGGTCATCGTGGACCGTCCCGGGGCGGTGCAGACCCAGCTCCTCATCGGGCGGATCGGTGCCGACCGGCACGACAGCGTGTGGCCCGCCCAGGTCCTCGGCACGTACTGCCTGGGGGGCACCCTGACTTCCAGGCTGGACCGCGTGCTGCGCGAGGAGAAGGGCTACACCTACGGCGTCCGGGCCTTCGGCCAGGTACTGCGCTCGACAGGTCCCGGTTCGTCCTCCGGACCCACGGGCGCGGCGATGCTGGCCATCAGCGGCTCGGTGGACACGGAGTCGACGGGGCCGGCGCTCGACGACCTGTGGAAGGTCCTGCGCACCCTCGCGGCCGAGGGGCTCACCGACGCCGAGCGTGAGACCGCCGTGCAGAACCTCGTGGGCGTGGCCCCGCTGAAATACGAGACGGCGGCCTCCGTCGCGGGGACCCTCGCCGACCAGGTGGAGCAGCACCTCCCGGACGACTACCAGGCCACGCTGTACGCGCGCCTGGCCGATACGGGCACGGTCGAGGCGACCGCCGCGGTGGTCAACGCCTTCCCCGTCGACCGTCTGGTCACCGTGCTGGTCGGCGACGCCGCGCAGATCGCCGACCCCGTCAGGGCGCTGGGCATCGGCGAGGTGTCGGTCGTCAGCGGCTGA
- a CDS encoding M16 family metallopeptidase, with translation MPMGHTATAQAGSGGLTATEHRLANGLRVVLSEDHLTPVAAVCLWYDVGSRHEVEGRTGLAHLFEHLMFQGSGQVKGNGHFELVQGAGGSLNGTTSFERTNYFETMPTHQLELALWLEADRMGSLLAALDEESMENQRDVVKNERRQRYDNVPYGTAFEKLTALAYPEGHPYHHTPIGSMADLDAATLEDAQAFFRTYYAPNNAVLSVVGDIDPEQTLAWIEKYFGSIPSHDGKQPPRDGTLPDTIGGQLREVVHEEVPARALMAAYRLPHDGTRACDAADLALTVLGGGESSRLHNRLVRRDRTAVAAGFGLLRLSGAPSLGWLDVKTSGGVEVPRIEEAVDEELARFAEEGPTPEEMERAQAQLEREWLDRLGTVSGRADELCRYAVLFGDPQLALTAVGRVLDVTADEVKAAARAHLRPDNRAVLVYEPVEPADETDGNDAHEGADK, from the coding sequence ATGCCCATGGGTCACACGGCCACAGCCCAGGCCGGTTCCGGCGGCTTGACGGCGACCGAGCACCGGCTGGCCAACGGCCTGCGCGTGGTGCTCTCCGAGGACCATCTGACCCCGGTCGCCGCGGTCTGCCTCTGGTACGACGTCGGTTCCCGCCACGAGGTCGAGGGCCGTACCGGCCTGGCTCACCTCTTCGAGCACCTGATGTTCCAGGGCTCGGGCCAGGTCAAGGGGAACGGACACTTCGAGCTGGTGCAGGGAGCCGGCGGTTCCCTCAACGGCACCACCAGCTTCGAGCGCACCAACTACTTCGAGACGATGCCCACGCACCAGCTGGAGCTGGCCCTGTGGCTCGAGGCCGACCGGATGGGCTCGCTGCTCGCCGCGCTCGACGAGGAGTCCATGGAGAACCAGCGGGACGTGGTGAAGAACGAGCGCCGCCAGCGCTACGACAACGTCCCGTACGGCACGGCGTTCGAGAAGCTCACCGCGCTCGCCTACCCGGAGGGCCACCCGTACCACCACACGCCGATCGGTTCGATGGCCGACCTGGACGCGGCGACGCTCGAGGACGCGCAGGCGTTCTTCCGCACCTACTACGCGCCGAACAACGCCGTGCTGTCCGTCGTCGGGGACATCGACCCCGAGCAGACGCTCGCCTGGATCGAGAAGTACTTCGGATCCATTCCCTCCCACGACGGCAAGCAGCCCCCGCGTGACGGCACGCTGCCGGACACCATCGGCGGCCAGCTGCGGGAGGTGGTCCATGAGGAGGTGCCGGCACGTGCGCTGATGGCGGCCTACCGGCTGCCCCACGACGGCACCCGCGCGTGCGATGCCGCGGACCTCGCGCTGACCGTGCTCGGTGGCGGCGAGTCGTCCCGCCTGCACAACCGCCTGGTCCGCCGCGACCGCACGGCCGTGGCCGCGGGATTCGGGCTGCTCCGGCTCTCCGGCGCACCCTCGCTGGGCTGGCTGGACGTCAAGACGTCCGGCGGCGTCGAGGTCCCGCGGATCGAGGAGGCGGTCGACGAGGAGCTGGCCCGCTTCGCCGAGGAGGGCCCCACCCCGGAGGAAATGGAACGCGCGCAGGCACAGTTGGAGCGCGAGTGGCTCGACCGGCTCGGCACGGTCTCCGGCCGTGCCGACGAACTGTGCAGGTACGCCGTTCTGTTCGGCGATCCGCAGCTCGCGCTGACCGCGGTCGGCCGCGTGCTGGACGTGACCGCCGACGAGGTCAAGGCCGCTGCCCGGGCCCATCTGCGGCCCGACAACCGTGCCGTCCTGGTCTACGAGCCGGTCGAACCGGCGGACGAGACGGACGGCAACGACGCGCACGAGGGGGCCGACAAGTGA
- a CDS encoding DNA gyrase/topoisomerase IV subunit A, with protein MARRSTKTPPPDDFEEKILDIDVVDEMQGSFLEYAYSVIYSRALPDARDGMKPVHRRIVSQMNEMGLRPDRGYVKCARVVGEVMGKLHPHGDASIYDALVRMAQPFSMRLPLVDGHGNFGSLGNDDPPAAMRYTECRMADATSLMTESIDEDTVDFQSNYDGQEQEPVVLPAAYPNLLVNGASGIAVGMATNMPPHNLGEVVAAARHLIRHPGADLETLMRFVPGPDLPTGGRIVGLGGIKDAYASGRGTFKIRATVAIENVTARRKGLVVTELPFTVGPEKVIAKIKDLVGSKKLQGIADVKDLTDRAHGLRLVIEVKNGFVPEAVLEQLYKLTPMEESFGINNVALVDGQPLTLGLKELLEVYLDHRFDVVRRRSEFRRTKRRNRLHLVEGLLVALLDIDEVIRLIRDSDNSGQAKERLMERFSLSEIQTQYILDTPLRRLTRFDRIELETERDRLNQEIAELTAILESDAELRKLVSAELAAVAKKFGTDRRTVLLESSGSQVASVPLEVADDPCQVLLSSTGLLARTANAEPIVQAEDARRAKHDVIVSAVRATARGDVGAVTSGGRLLRLSVIDLPQLPDTHAAPNLSGGAQISEFLTLEADESLVCLTTLDEESPGLAIGTLQGVVKRVVPDYPANKDELEVISLRDGDRIVGASQLRTGEEDLVFITSDAQLLRYPAAQVRPQGRAAGGMAGIKLAAGSAVLSFAAVDPSADAVVFTVAGSHGTLDDSERTWKLTPFDQYPRKGRATGGVRCQRFLKGEDVLVFAWAGETPARAAQKNGTPADLPAPDPRRDGSGTPSTSPVAVIAGPL; from the coding sequence ATGGCCCGCCGCAGCACCAAAACCCCGCCGCCGGACGACTTCGAGGAGAAGATCCTCGACATCGACGTCGTCGACGAAATGCAGGGCTCCTTCCTCGAGTACGCGTACTCGGTGATCTACTCCAGGGCTCTGCCGGATGCCCGGGACGGCATGAAGCCCGTGCACCGCCGCATCGTGTCCCAGATGAACGAGATGGGACTGCGCCCCGACCGTGGGTACGTGAAGTGCGCACGGGTCGTCGGCGAGGTGATGGGCAAACTGCACCCGCACGGCGACGCGTCGATCTATGACGCACTGGTGCGCATGGCACAGCCGTTCTCGATGCGCCTGCCCCTCGTCGACGGGCACGGCAACTTCGGCTCCCTGGGCAACGACGACCCGCCTGCCGCCATGCGGTACACCGAGTGCCGGATGGCCGACGCCACGTCACTGATGACGGAGTCGATCGACGAGGACACCGTCGACTTCCAGTCGAACTACGACGGCCAGGAGCAGGAGCCGGTCGTCCTCCCGGCGGCGTACCCGAACCTCCTGGTCAACGGCGCTTCGGGGATCGCGGTCGGCATGGCCACCAACATGCCCCCGCACAACCTCGGCGAGGTCGTCGCCGCCGCGCGCCACCTGATCCGGCACCCGGGCGCGGACCTCGAGACGCTGATGCGTTTCGTCCCCGGACCCGACCTGCCGACCGGTGGCAGGATCGTGGGCCTGGGCGGCATCAAGGACGCGTACGCCTCCGGGCGCGGCACGTTCAAGATCCGCGCCACGGTCGCCATAGAGAACGTCACGGCGCGCCGCAAGGGCCTCGTGGTCACCGAACTTCCCTTCACCGTCGGTCCGGAGAAGGTGATCGCCAAGATCAAGGACCTGGTCGGGTCGAAGAAGCTCCAGGGCATCGCCGACGTCAAGGACCTCACGGACCGCGCGCACGGGCTCCGGCTGGTGATCGAGGTCAAGAACGGCTTCGTGCCCGAGGCCGTGCTGGAGCAGCTCTACAAGCTGACGCCGATGGAGGAGTCCTTCGGCATCAACAACGTCGCGCTCGTCGACGGGCAGCCGCTCACCCTGGGGCTGAAGGAGCTCCTGGAGGTCTACCTCGACCACCGTTTCGACGTGGTGCGCCGGCGCAGTGAGTTCCGCCGGACCAAGCGCCGGAACCGGCTCCACCTGGTCGAGGGCCTCCTCGTCGCCCTGCTCGACATCGACGAGGTCATCCGCCTCATCCGGGACAGCGACAACTCGGGTCAGGCGAAGGAGCGCCTGATGGAGCGCTTCTCGCTGAGCGAGATCCAGACGCAGTACATCCTGGACACCCCGCTGCGCCGGCTCACCCGCTTCGACCGGATCGAGCTGGAGACCGAGCGCGACCGCCTGAACCAGGAGATCGCCGAGCTGACCGCGATCCTGGAGTCGGACGCCGAGCTGCGCAAGCTCGTCTCCGCAGAACTGGCCGCGGTGGCGAAGAAGTTCGGCACCGACCGGCGCACCGTCCTGCTGGAGTCGTCGGGTTCGCAGGTCGCCTCGGTGCCGTTGGAGGTCGCCGACGACCCCTGCCAGGTGCTCCTCTCCTCGACCGGCCTGCTGGCCCGTACGGCGAACGCCGAGCCGATCGTCCAGGCCGAGGACGCGAGGAGGGCGAAGCACGACGTGATCGTCTCCGCCGTCCGCGCGACGGCACGCGGCGACGTGGGTGCGGTGACGTCCGGCGGACGGCTGCTCCGCCTGTCGGTGATCGACCTGCCTCAGCTGCCGGACACTCACGCGGCACCCAACCTGTCGGGTGGGGCGCAGATCTCGGAGTTCCTCACGCTGGAGGCGGACGAGAGCCTGGTCTGCCTCACCACCCTGGACGAGGAGTCGCCGGGTCTCGCCATCGGCACTCTGCAGGGTGTGGTGAAGCGAGTGGTGCCCGACTACCCGGCCAACAAGGACGAGTTGGAGGTCATCTCACTGAGGGACGGCGACCGGATCGTCGGCGCCTCCCAGCTGCGTACGGGCGAGGAGGACCTGGTCTTCATCACGTCCGACGCTCAGTTGCTGCGCTACCCCGCGGCTCAGGTCCGTCCGCAGGGGCGGGCAGCCGGTGGCATGGCGGGCATCAAGCTCGCGGCGGGCTCCGCGGTCCTGTCGTTCGCCGCTGTCGATCCCTCGGCGGACGCGGTGGTGTTCACGGTCGCGGGGTCGCACGGAACGCTGGACGACTCGGAACGGACCTGGAAGCTCACCCCGTTCGATCAGTATCCGCGCAAGGGCAGGGCCACCGGCGGGGTGCGCTGCCAGCGCTTCCTGAAGGGGGAGGACGTCCTGGTGTTCGCCTGGGCCGGGGAGACGCCGGCACGGGCGGCGCAGAAGAACGGCACGCCGGCCGACCTGCCTGCCCCGGATCCGCGCCGTGACGGTTCCGGGACACCGTCCACGAGCCCCGTCGCGGTGATCGCCGGACCGCTGTAG
- a CDS encoding CobW family GTP-binding protein: MTPPHTSQIPVVVLAGFLGSGKTTLLNHLLRNRSGNRIGVIVNDFGSIEIDAMTVAGQVGSTVSLGNGCLCCAVDASELDTFLETLTRPSARLDVIVIEASGLAEPQELVRMLLASDNPHIRYGGLVEVVDAAEFPATRARHPEIDRHLAVADLIVLNKTDRVTEAGLSEVRRAVGEAGGKAAVIGAAYGRIDPELLFDPALGPDEDDIARQLTFEDLVPEADRLHEAHLHAAYESVSFTTELPLSPRRFMEFLDSRPAGLYRIKGFADFGAGDRDNRYALHAVGRFLRFVPQAWPRQEPRRTQLVLIGSGIDAEALHKQLEGCREEQRNAPDGQGQDPGIIRTRQDTDATRERQDAGAADELERSMWGVLRYVRQPDDGAR, translated from the coding sequence TTGACCCCGCCCCACACCTCGCAGATCCCGGTCGTCGTCCTGGCGGGGTTCCTCGGTTCCGGCAAGACGACGCTGCTCAATCATCTGCTCCGCAACAGGTCGGGCAACCGGATCGGCGTGATCGTCAACGACTTCGGTTCCATCGAGATCGATGCCATGACCGTCGCGGGCCAGGTCGGGTCCACGGTTTCCCTGGGCAACGGCTGTCTGTGCTGCGCGGTCGACGCGAGCGAACTCGACACCTTCCTGGAGACGCTCACCCGGCCGAGCGCCCGGCTCGACGTGATCGTGATCGAGGCCAGCGGCCTCGCCGAGCCCCAGGAACTCGTGCGGATGCTGCTGGCGAGCGACAACCCGCACATCAGGTACGGGGGACTGGTCGAGGTCGTCGACGCCGCCGAATTCCCCGCGACCAGGGCGCGCCACCCGGAGATCGACCGCCATCTCGCCGTCGCCGACCTGATCGTGCTGAACAAGACCGACCGGGTGACGGAAGCGGGCCTGAGCGAGGTGCGGAGGGCCGTCGGCGAGGCCGGCGGCAAGGCTGCGGTGATCGGCGCCGCGTACGGGAGAATCGACCCCGAGCTCCTCTTCGACCCCGCCCTCGGGCCGGACGAGGACGACATCGCGCGGCAGCTGACCTTCGAGGATCTGGTTCCCGAGGCGGACCGTCTGCACGAGGCCCATCTGCACGCGGCGTACGAGAGCGTCTCCTTCACCACCGAACTGCCTCTCAGCCCTCGCAGGTTCATGGAGTTCCTCGACTCCCGGCCGGCCGGGCTCTACCGCATCAAGGGCTTCGCCGACTTCGGCGCCGGCGACCGGGACAACCGTTACGCCCTGCATGCCGTCGGCAGGTTCCTGCGCTTCGTCCCGCAGGCGTGGCCCCGGCAGGAGCCCCGGCGGACCCAACTGGTGCTGATCGGGTCAGGCATCGACGCCGAGGCGCTCCACAAGCAGCTCGAGGGGTGCCGCGAGGAGCAGCGGAACGCCCCCGACGGGCAGGGGCAGGACCCCGGGATCATCCGCACGCGACAGGACACCGACGCCACCCGCGAGCGGCAGGACGCCGGCGCCGCCGATGAGCTGGAACGCAGCATGTGGGGCGTCCTGCGCTATGTGCGGCAGCCGGACGACGGGGCCCGATGA